The nucleotide window GTACCTTGGAGTCAAAGGTGCCGTCCGCTGTTCCGGTTGTACCGTCACCGGATGTCACCGTGTGTATTGCAGTGTCTGTGTTGGTCCATGTTACCTTGTCACCTACCTTGACGCTGATTGGGTTTGGCGAGAATGCCTTGTCACCCAGGTTCTGGGCGCCCGGCATTATGCTCACTGCATTGCCCGATGTGCTGGTCATGTTGCCCCCTGTGCTGCCGGTAGAGTTGCTGCCGCTTGTCATGTTGCTGCCGCTAGTGCTGCCGGTAGAGTTGCTGCCGCCTGACATCATCATGTTGCCGTTCATGCCGGTCATGTTCGCTGCCATTCCGTTGCTGACCTGGTCGCTGCCCTTAGGTGGAACTGCGGTTCCGACTGGTTGATCACCATTCGTCGAAGCTGGGTCGGCCACTACTGCAAACGCAGCGCCCTTGAGCACGTGCGACATGTTGTGGTCAACGCCTACGTACACGCCCGGATCTGGGAATGTTGCCTCGATTACTGATGCGGAGCCCGGTGGAATGGTCCATGTCTCGTCGTTCTTGACGACAGTACCATAGCGGTTCATGACAGAGCCGTCCTTGACGCTAAGCTGGCCTGCGATGAAGTGGAACGCGACATAGCTGTCTGTACCTGGGTTGACGACATACCATCTTGTCAGTTCACCCGGCTTGACTTTGAAGACTTGGGCGTTTGGATTCAGTACGATCTTGGACACCGTTCCGATGGCCGGAACGTACTTGTGTGCCATACCGTTGGTAAGGATAAGGTCTGGTTGCTCGTTGACTAGTTTGCCTACGTCAAATGATCCAACCTTGCCGCCTGTGCCCTTGAAGAGACCCTGGTCTGCATTGTTGTAGAGGTCACTGAATACCATGTAGAATTCCTTTGCTGGTGCCTCGTTTGCTGGGTGCACTACGATTCCGCCATACATGCCGTTTGCCATGTGCTCCCATACGCCGTTGAGGCCGTCAGCACCGCAGTGATATAGGAATGCTCCCGAGCTTACTGCATCAAGTTCCCATGTCTTGCTCTGATTTGGCTTTACAGACCCAGAGAGAGCATGAGTTGGACCGACGCCTGCGTGGAAGTCAAGACTGTGAATGTTCTTGCCCTCGTTCTTGAGGGTAATCATCAACTTGTCTCCTTGGTCTACTGCAATTACTGGTCCGGGGATTGTGCCATTAAAAGTCATGGCGTTGTACATGATGCCGCCAGGGTGCAGAATGTTATCTGGAGCTACCTGTACTGGTCTCTCAATTGCGATCAGAGTCACACTCTTTGTCTTGCCGGTCATCTGCTGTGCTTGCGCGACGAAACCCAGTCCCCCGCCGAGCGAGAGGACTGCAACGCCAGCAAGCAGGATGCCTGCTAAGACACCTGCAATGACTGTCTTATTCATTAGCCCGAGAGACGGACAACCCGTATTAAACTATTTTCTTTTCGACTAAGAAAGCCTCTTGAATTTAGTACTAGTAGTTGATTCTAGTAGGTTTCTCACGTTTTCGCCTGAATGCAAGAAAAAAAGTTTTTCTTACCGAGAAGCCAATCAACAACCCATTGCAGTTCTTTGGCAACAGGGAGCCACTGTATTGCGTCCTGTGCAAAAAGGAGCTCAAACACAAGTACAAGCCCGGGAAGGACTGGGGGATAGAGGGTTTCCTGTGCGCAGATTGTCATATAGAAAAGACCAAGGAGTTCATGCTCAAAGAACAGGAAGTCCAGCCGGAGTTGTGCGCGCTCTGCAGGCAAGAGATAGAAGAAGGTACCGGCAAGAAAGCTCGGTGGCAGTGGAATCTGGATGCAGGTGCAGTTGTGTGTGATTCGTGCTTCGATTCCAAAGAGTCCGAATATGAAAAGGCTGTCAACTATTGCTCCGTATGCAACGTCAAGATGGGTTTTGTCCGTTACAATCCCAAACCCGCCTGGAAGCTCAAGGGCCAGCTTTGCAGGAAATGCTGGGATCAGAGAAACAGCACAAAGTGAGATGGGTAATGGGTCTTTTCGGTAGGTCGCACACCTGTCAAAAGTGCGGCAGAAAATTTGGCAAAATCGAGGACTTGATGCAGCATCAACAGGTAATTCATGAATCAAAGTATTACGAGTGCCGGCAGTGCAACAAGTCGTTTGAGGGCATGGAACAGATGCGCGACCATGCCAAAAAGTTTCACTCTTACAACAAAATGAAAGATAAGAACGGCTGAGCCGTCAGAGTGGGACATTCATGGCTAGAAGTCGATGTACCATCAAGGAGCGGAAACTAGCCCCAGACAACGACCAAGCATGAAAAATTACTAAATCGCTTTGAGTTGCTTGACTATCGGGGGCCGCGACTTGCGAAATACTCTAAAGCCGCAAATGCACTTTATCTCAGGCAGCCTTGAAAGCTCCTCCACGGTCACTGGAGTTCCGCATCTCATGCACTCATAGGTCACAGCGCCGCCAGCAGTAGAGGTTTCTCCGGATTCGGCCATATAGCTTTTAAACTCATTCATGCCCCAAATTTTAATCTTTAAGCAGTGTGTGCCGTTTATTGTGTCTGATAGCCGATTGCGCGGCCGCGACTATTGCGATCGGAATCCGGTGTGCCGACGCGCTTACGTAGTCAAGACCGGCTGAGCTGCAAAACTCGATTGATTTGGGGTCGCCGCCGTGTTCGCCGCATATTCCGATTGGTATGTCCTTCTTGATGCTCCGGGCAAGCTGAACTGCCAGCTTCATGAGGCCGCCTACTCCCTTTTGGTCGAGGGTTTGAAACGGGTTTGCTGTAATAACCCCCTTGTCGATGTACTGGGGAAGGAATTTGCCCTCTGCGTCCTCACGGCTGAAGCTAAAAGTAGACTGTGTGAGGTCGTTTGTACCGAAACTGAGAAAGTCGACCATCTGCGTGATTTCGTCGGCGATAAAACACGCCCTCACAACTTCAATCATGCTTCCAAACGCAATCCGCAGTTTCATTCCGTGTTTGTTTTCAACCTCTCGCTTTGTAGTCTCAAAAACCTGCTTGACCACCGACAGCTCCTCAACAAGGCTAATCTGTGGTACCATTATTTCGGCGTCGACAGGAACTCCTTCAAGCTCAAGCTCCACCGCGGCCTCACAAACTGCTCTTATCTGGCTTTCATAAATTTCAGGAAAAGAGATCCCCATCCTAACGCCGCGGTGTCCAAGCATCGGATTCACCTCGGACAATTCGTGTGCCCTGTGCAGGATGTTCTCTAGTTCGCGAATCCGCGATTCAGGCGAACCAGACGACTTTAACTCAAAAATCTGCTGGAGTAGTTCTTCTTCTTCGGGAAGGAATTCGTGGAGCGGAGGGTCGAGCAGCCGAATTGTGACAGGCAGCCCGCTCATCTCGGTAAAGATTGCCTTAAAGTCAGCCTTTTGCAGCGGCTCAAGCTGTGCCAGAGCCTTTCTCTTCTCTTCCAAGTTCTCCGCCATTATCATCTTTACAAATAGCGGAGCCCTGTCGTGCTGATTGAACATGCGTTCGGTCCTGCAGAGTCCGATACCTTCCGCGCCGTATTTCTTTGCAAGTGCCGCGCTTTCAGGCGTGTCAGCATTGGCCCTTATCTTGATTCCTTTCATTTCAGAGGACCACAGAAGGATCTCGTTAAATTCGGGCGGCGTTTCTGATTCTACAGTAGGAACTTCACCGGCGTAAATTTTTCCCGTCGAACCGTCGATGGTTATCTTTTGCCCCTCGGCTATTGAATTGACTCCGGCCTGTCCATCGTCATACAGGAGCAAAGATTTGTCAAAGTTGATTTCTATTTGCGTGCAGCCAACGACGCACGGCTTGCCCATGCCGCGCGCAAGCACGGCCGCGTGTGAGGTCTTGCCGCCTCTTCCCGTAAGTATTCCGGCAGACTGAAAAAATGCTGGCACATCGTCGGGCTTGGTTTCCTCGCGCACAAGTATCACCTTCTCACCTTTTCGCCCAAGTTGCTCTGCCTTGCCGACGTCAAAAATCACCACGCCGCTCGCGACTCCTGGCGATGCGCCCACTCCGACTGCAAATGGTCTGAATTCGCTGCCTCCTTCTGAAGATGCTGAAAGTCGGGAATACAGGACTTGTTCAAGGCCTTCGGGATCTATGCGCTCAAGCGCCGCCGCCCTTGAAATCAGTCCCTCGTGGAAAAGATCGACAGAGGTCTTTAGACTCGCAACCGCATTCATGCGCGCCTTTCGGGTCTGAAGGACGTAGAGCCGACCGCGCTCTATGGTAAATTCTACGTCCTGTGGTTCTCGAAAGTGCGCCTCAAGTTTCTCGCATACCTTTCGAAGCTCAGCGAAAACCGGCGGCATTTCCCGCTCAAGCGAATCTATATGGCTCGGGTTGACCTTTCCGGACACGACGTCCTCGCCCTGAGCATTTAGGAGGTAATCACCATAGAGTTTCTTTTCGCCGCTTTCCGGATTTCGTGTAAACACCACTCCCGTCCCGCTGTCGTTTCCCATATTTCCAAACACCATTGCGACAACTGAGACTGCAGTACCGTTAGCCGTTGCGGGGGTGATTCCATACTGCCGCCGAAACTCTATTGCTCTCTTGCCCATCCAGGACTTGAAAACCGAGTCTATTGCCGTCTCAAGCTGCCTGTACGGGTCTTCCGGAAAACCCCTGCTGGTGCGATTGCAGATAGACTTGAAGGAAGTTGAGATGCTTCGAAGAACCTCGGGGTCTGACAGGTCCTTGCCTGCAAGGATTGACTCGAATTTCCGATCTTCTATCCCTAGAACTATCTTTCCGTACATCTGAAGAAGCCTCCGGTAGACGTCGTACGCAAAACGGGAATCGCCGCTGCCCTTGGCAAGTGCAACCACCAGCTCTTCGTTTAGCCCGAGATTGAGGACAGTGTCGAGCATCCCGGGCATTGATGCGGCCGAGCCTGACCTGACTGAGACAAGGAGGGGCTCGTTCGGGCCCCCGAACCTGCGTCCCGTAATGCTTTCGAGGCGTTTCATTGACTTGCGCACCTCATCCATCAGGCCGTCCGGCAGCCGTCTTCCAGCTTCGTAATACTTTTCACATATTTCGGTGGTTATCGTAAAACCTGCAGGGACTGGCAGCCCGAGCTTTGTCATTTCTGCAAGTCCGACCCCCTTGCCCCCAAGGAGCCTTCGGCCCGCGGAAACATGCTCATCGAAAAAGTAGATGGGCTTTAGGACCTCACGGCTGGCGCTGCTCTCTTCCATAGACAAGATCTTTTCGCCACGGCTTAAAACGTTGTGCATGAGAAGCTCCGTAGTTGTAGGGCGATAGTTTCAAATCATTGCAGGCAGTGGCAGTCATGAGGTCAGGCGTTAGCTCTGGCAGATATTGCAGGCATACCCATCCCATCGCTACTTCATGTCCTAGATCTCTTTGGTACAATGGCCTTTGCGGTCACCGGCGCGTTCAAGGCAATTGAGCACAGGGCGGATATTGTGGGCATCATT belongs to Nitrososphaera sp. and includes:
- a CDS encoding C2H2-type zinc finger protein gives rise to the protein MGLFGRSHTCQKCGRKFGKIEDLMQHQQVIHESKYYECRQCNKSFEGMEQMRDHAKKFHSYNKMKDKNG
- a CDS encoding multicopper oxidase domain-containing protein, with amino-acid sequence MNKTVIAGVLAGILLAGVAVLSLGGGLGFVAQAQQMTGKTKSVTLIAIERPVQVAPDNILHPGGIMYNAMTFNGTIPGPVIAVDQGDKLMITLKNEGKNIHSLDFHAGVGPTHALSGSVKPNQSKTWELDAVSSGAFLYHCGADGLNGVWEHMANGMYGGIVVHPANEAPAKEFYMVFSDLYNNADQGLFKGTGGKVGSFDVGKLVNEQPDLILTNGMAHKYVPAIGTVSKIVLNPNAQVFKVKPGELTRWYVVNPGTDSYVAFHFIAGQLSVKDGSVMNRYGTVVKNDETWTIPPGSASVIEATFPDPGVYVGVDHNMSHVLKGAAFAVVADPASTNGDQPVGTAVPPKGSDQVSNGMAANMTGMNGNMMMSGGSNSTGSTSGSNMTSGSNSTGSTGGNMTSTSGNAVSIMPGAQNLGDKAFSPNPISVKVGDKVTWTNTDTAIHTVTSGDGTTGTADGTFDSKV
- a CDS encoding RNA polymerase Rbp10 yields the protein MAESGETSTAGGAVTYECMRCGTPVTVEELSRLPEIKCICGFRVFRKSRPPIVKQLKAI
- the ppdK gene encoding pyruvate, phosphate dikinase, producing the protein MEESSASREVLKPIYFFDEHVSAGRRLLGGKGVGLAEMTKLGLPVPAGFTITTEICEKYYEAGRRLPDGLMDEVRKSMKRLESITGRRFGGPNEPLLVSVRSGSAASMPGMLDTVLNLGLNEELVVALAKGSGDSRFAYDVYRRLLQMYGKIVLGIEDRKFESILAGKDLSDPEVLRSISTSFKSICNRTSRGFPEDPYRQLETAIDSVFKSWMGKRAIEFRRQYGITPATANGTAVSVVAMVFGNMGNDSGTGVVFTRNPESGEKKLYGDYLLNAQGEDVVSGKVNPSHIDSLEREMPPVFAELRKVCEKLEAHFREPQDVEFTIERGRLYVLQTRKARMNAVASLKTSVDLFHEGLISRAAALERIDPEGLEQVLYSRLSASSEGGSEFRPFAVGVGASPGVASGVVIFDVGKAEQLGRKGEKVILVREETKPDDVPAFFQSAGILTGRGGKTSHAAVLARGMGKPCVVGCTQIEINFDKSLLLYDDGQAGVNSIAEGQKITIDGSTGKIYAGEVPTVESETPPEFNEILLWSSEMKGIKIRANADTPESAALAKKYGAEGIGLCRTERMFNQHDRAPLFVKMIMAENLEEKRKALAQLEPLQKADFKAIFTEMSGLPVTIRLLDPPLHEFLPEEEELLQQIFELKSSGSPESRIRELENILHRAHELSEVNPMLGHRGVRMGISFPEIYESQIRAVCEAAVELELEGVPVDAEIMVPQISLVEELSVVKQVFETTKREVENKHGMKLRIAFGSMIEVVRACFIADEITQMVDFLSFGTNDLTQSTFSFSREDAEGKFLPQYIDKGVITANPFQTLDQKGVGGLMKLAVQLARSIKKDIPIGICGEHGGDPKSIEFCSSAGLDYVSASAHRIPIAIVAAAQSAIRHNKRHTLLKD